The Trichocoleus desertorum ATA4-8-CV12 genome contains a region encoding:
- the sppA gene encoding signal peptide peptidase SppA: protein MIWPFKPRSRKQIARIEVSGAIAGATRKRVLEALKTVEEREFPALLLRIDSPGGTVGDSQEIYSALKRLSEKIKIVASFGNISASGGVYIGMGANYIVANPGTITGSIGVILRGNNLERLLEKVGVSFKVIKSGPYKDILAFDRELTESEASILQAMIDTSYLQFVQTVAEARKLAVDTVKSFADGRIFTGEQALELGVVDRLGTEEDARRWAAELAGLDPEKTRCYNLEERKPFWSRVVPSTGQTRSGSSGMRAGLDWMEFELSTSGLPLWLYRP from the coding sequence ATGATTTGGCCTTTCAAGCCTCGGTCTCGAAAACAAATTGCTCGCATTGAAGTCTCAGGGGCGATCGCAGGAGCTACCCGCAAGCGAGTTCTGGAAGCCCTCAAAACGGTGGAAGAAAGAGAATTTCCGGCTCTGCTTCTACGGATTGACAGTCCTGGCGGTACTGTTGGGGACTCTCAGGAAATCTACAGTGCGCTCAAACGTCTGAGCGAAAAAATCAAAATTGTTGCCAGCTTCGGCAATATTTCTGCATCGGGTGGCGTTTATATCGGCATGGGCGCAAATTATATTGTGGCCAATCCGGGTACCATTACTGGCAGCATTGGGGTGATTCTTCGGGGCAACAACTTGGAACGGCTTCTAGAAAAAGTAGGCGTTTCCTTCAAGGTGATTAAATCTGGTCCCTACAAAGACATTTTGGCTTTTGACCGAGAACTGACAGAGTCAGAAGCTAGCATTCTGCAAGCAATGATTGACACGAGTTACTTACAATTTGTGCAGACGGTGGCTGAAGCCCGTAAGCTGGCAGTGGATACAGTTAAAAGCTTTGCGGATGGACGAATTTTTACGGGTGAGCAAGCCCTAGAACTAGGAGTTGTAGATCGCTTAGGCACCGAAGAAGATGCTCGTCGTTGGGCGGCGGAACTTGCAGGTCTTGATCCAGAAAAAACTCGTTGCTACAACTTGGAGGAACGCAAACCCTTCTGGAGTCGCGTTGTTCCTAGTACCGGGCAAACCCGCTCAGGGAGTTCAGGGATGAGAGCTGGCCTCGATTGGATGGAGTTTGAGTTGTCTACCAGTGGTCTGCCCTTGTGGCTTTACCGACCCTAG